A part of Aegilops tauschii subsp. strangulata cultivar AL8/78 chromosome 2, Aet v6.0, whole genome shotgun sequence genomic DNA contains:
- the LOC141041127 gene encoding uncharacterized protein, with translation MHFDGSKMRLGLGADIVLSSPKGDRLCYALQIHFAASKNVTEYEPLVHGLRLAMELGIRRILYRFLVQKLSGSFEGSEFLHVPRAENKAADTLAKIASSRQAIPSGVSLEHLRKPSVKPSPDSESIHEQGIDILLDIHQGECGHHTASRSLVAKAFRHGFYWPTALQDAESLVLECEGCQRFSKRSHQPASALRTIPIARPFAVSGLDMGALKQYCSVSGIRLDLASVAHPQSNG, from the exons AtgcactttgatgggtccaagatgcgactcggcttgggggccgaCATCGTACTGTCATCCCCGAAGGGCGACCGGCTCTGCTACGCgctccagatccacttcgccgcctccaaaaACGTCACCGAGTACGAACCCCTTGTGCACGGCCTCCGGCTTGCCATGGAACTCGGCATCCGGcgcatcct ctaccgcttcctcgtccagaagcTGTCCGGTTCCTTCGAGGGCagcgagttcctccacgtcccgCGTGCGGAGAACAAAGCAGCCGACACGCTCGCCAAGATCGCCTCGTCACGACAAGCCATCCCGTCCggcgtctccctcgagcacctgCGCAAGCCGTCCGTCAAGCCATCGCCGGACTCCGAGTCCATCCAC GAACAGGGCATCGATATCCTCCTCGACATTCACCAGGGCGAGTGCGGGCACCACACCGCCTCGCgatccctggtggccaaggcatTCCGCCACGGCTTCTATtggcccacggccctccaagaTGCCGAGTCGCTCGTCCTCGAGTGTGAGGGGTGCCAGCGCTTCAGCAAACGCAGCCACCAGCCAGCATCAGCACTCCGCACCATACCGATCGCCCGGCCCTTCGCGGTCTCgggactcgacatg GGCGCGCTCAAGCAATACTGCTCTGTctccggcatccgcctcgacctGGCCTCCGTTGCGCATCCGCAGTCCAACGGCTAG